The Styela clava chromosome 2, kaStyClav1.hap1.2, whole genome shotgun sequence genome contains a region encoding:
- the LOC120335957 gene encoding cytosolic carboxypeptidase 6-like — MGDEKRVDSGSSDSGDDAVVGNVNKLLVQPHGYSGRAKKGHLIFDACFESGNLGRVDYITEHEYDLFVRPDTCNPRFRVWFNFTVENVRPDQRIIFNIVNFSKTKSLYREGMSPVVKSTSRPKWQRIPSKNVFYYRCPDHRKNYVMSFAFCFDKADDCEVYHFSYSFPYTYTRLQTYLDKLERKCLPFVKRELLTLTVQQRRLDMITVTSPENMSDSDGQKIIFLTGRVHPGETPASHVVQGFLDFVISNHPIAKVLRDHLVFKIVPMLNPDGVYLGNYRCSLMGFDLNRHWQDPSPWAHPTLHATKQYLMNLHSNPSSVLDFYIDVHAHSTLSNCFMYGNIYDDEERFQRQAVFPRLMCSNADDFSFANTAFNRDVVKAGTGRRFLGGILDETSYCYTLEVSFYSYYNGLSPNPIPYTEESYYRVGRNLAKTFSDYYKLSSLIPKPSAGFNRDKERPSSNRRKSNRGATSNSGGSSANSNNLSPIPKTQQRFSRDK; from the exons ATGGGAGACGAGAAAAGGGTGGATTCAG GAAGTTCAGATAGTGGTGATGATGCAGTAGTTGGCAATGTCAACAAACTGTTGGTTCAACCGCATGGATATTCAGGAAGAGCAAAAAAGGGGCACTTGATCTTTGATGCCTGCTTTGAAAGCG GTAATTTGGGAAGAGTCGATTATATAACAGAACATGAATATGATCTATTTGTTCGTCCTGATACATGCAATCCTCGTTTTCGTGTTTGGTTTAATTTTACAGTTGAAAATGTTCGTCCTGATCAG CGAATTATTTTCAACATTGTCAACTTTAGCAAAACAAAGAGTCTGTATAGAGAGGGAATGTCACCAGTGGTCAAATCAACAAGTCGACCCAAATG GCAAAGAATTCCATCAAAGAATGTTTTTTACTACAGATGCCCGGATCATAGGAAAAACTATGTCATGTCGTTTGCATTCTGTTTTGATAAAGCAGATGATTGCGAAGTTTATCATTTTTCATATTCGTTTCCGTATACATATACACGACTACAGACATATTTGGATAAATTGGAGCGAAAGTGCCTGCCATTCGTTAAACGAGAGCTCTTGACTTTGACTGTG CAACAAAGACGATTAGATATGATCACTGTCACATCACCAGAAAATATGTCAGATTCAGATGGacagaaaattatatttttgaccggACGAGTTCATCCTGGTGAAACACCGGCTTCACACGTTGTGCAAG GTTTTTTAGACTTCGTTATCAGTAATCATCCAATAGCAAAAGTATTAAGAGATCATCTCGTTTTTAAGATTGTACCGATGCTCAATCCTGATGGAGTCTACTTAGGAAATTATAG GTGTTCATTAATGGGATTTGATTTGAATAGACATTGGCAAGATCCATCACCATGGGCGCATCCTACGTTGCATGCAACAAAACAATATCTAATGAATCTACATTCTAATCCG AGCTCTGTACTGGATTTCTACATTGATGTTCATGCACATTCAACACTAAGTAATTGTTTCATGTACGGAAATATTTATGATGACGAAGAAAGGTTTCAACGACAAGCTGTATTTCCCAGATTGATGTGTTCAAATGCAGATGATTTTAGTTTTGCAAACACTGCTTTCAATCGTGATGTTGTAAAAGCTGGAACTGGTCGAAG GTTTCTTGGTGGAATACTTGATGAAACATCATACTGTTATACTTTGGAAGTTTCTTTTTATAGTTATTATAATGGATTGTCACCAAATCCCATACCATACACAGAAGAAAGCT ACTACAGAGTTGGAAGAAATTTAGCGAAGACATTTTCAGATTATTATAAACTGTCAAGTCTAATTCCTAAGCCCTCTGCTGGGTTCAACAG agaTAAGGAGCGACCAAGTTCGAATCGCAGAAAAAGTAATCGTGGTGCGACAAGCAATAGTGGTGGAAGTTCAGCCAATAGTAATAACTTGTCTCCGATTCCAAAGACTCAACAAAGATTTTCAAGAGATAAATGA